GCGCGTGCCACCCGGGGTCGAGGGGGTGGTTATCGGCGCGCAGGTCTTTTCGCGCAAAGGTGCGGACAAAGACAGTCGTACCGAGTTGATCGAAAATGCCGATATCGAAAAACTGATCAAGGATCAGCGTGACGAAATCAACATCATCCGCGATTCAGCCAAGAGCAAATTACTCAACATGCTGCTCGGGTGCAAGTCAGCCGTTGTCATTACTGATGAGTCAGGGGCAACACTGTTGCCAAAAGGCAAGAAACTGACCGCGGAACTGCTTGAAAAAGTGCCGTTCCGCCGCTGGCAGGAAATTTCGCTGGAGGATGATGAAGAGACTGAAGATCGGGTGGCAAACCTGTTTCTGCGTCTTGCCGAGCGGGAAGAAGTCATTAAAAGCGTCTTTGCCGACAAAATTGAAAAGCTCAAGCGTGGTGACGACCTGCCGCCGGGTGTTATTAAGATGGTCAAGGTGTATATCGCCATTAAACGCAAACTCCAGGTGGGTGACAAAATGGCCGGGCGCCACGGTAACAAAGGTGTCCTGTCGCGTGTTTTGCCGGTGGAGGATATGCCTTACATGGAAGATGGCACACCGGTTGAGATCGTCCTCAACCCGCTCGGGGTCCCTTCACGGATGAACGTCGGACAGATTCTGGAAACCCACCTCGGTCTGGGGGCCTGGGGGCTGGGAAAACAGATTCAGGCGATGCTTGATGCAGAATTCAACGTCAAAAAGCTCAAGACGAAAGTCAAGGAGATTTATGATGACAAGAGTCTCAACAAGTTTATCGACGGGCTTGATGATGATGAGATTCGTGCACTGACAAAGCGCTTGGCGAACGGCGTGCCGATGGCCTCGCCGGTTTTTGAAGGGGTCAGTGAAGAACAGATGAAGGGCGAGATGGTCAAGGCCGGTTTTAAAAGTTCAGGGCAGATGACGCTCTACAACGGCAAGACCGGAATCGCGTTTAAGGAACAGATCACGGTCGGTATCATGTATGTTCTCAAACTCCATCACCTGGTTGACGACAAGATTCATGCCCGGTCGATTGGCCCTTACAGTCTGGTGACGCAACAGCCGCTGGGCGGCAAGGCACAGTTCGGCGGCCAGCGCCTGGGTGAGATGGAGGTCTGGGCGATGGAGGCTTATGGTGCCGCGCACGCTTTGCAGGAGTTCCTGACCGTCAAGTCGGATGATGTTGCCGGGCGGACACGAATTTATGAAGCCATCGTCAAGGGCAAGCATACTCTTGAAGCGGGATTGCCGGAGTCGTTTAACGTCTTGATAAAAGAGCTTCAGTCGCTCTGTCTTGATGTCGAACTTCTGGAAGAAGAATAACCACCATCCTATAAGGAGGATGCGCTGTGGAAGATATTTTCAGCCTCTTTGATCGACCGAATGATGCTTTGAATTTCAATGCAATCCGGCTGTCGATTTCTTCGCCGGAAAAGATTCGGGAACGTTCTTTCGGTGAAGTAAAAAAACCGGAAACGATTAACTATCGTACCTTTAAGCCGGAACGTGATGGACTGTTCTGCGCGAAGATCTTCGGTCCGACCAAGGATTACGAGTGTAATTGCGGCAAGTACAAGCGGATGAAACACCGCGGGATTGTCTGCGAGAAGTGCGGGGTTGAAGTTATCCCGAGCAAGGTGCGCCGCGAGCGTCTTGGTCATATTGACCTGGCTTGTCCCGTTGCCCATATCTGGTTCCTGAAGTCATTGCCGTCACGGATTGGTACGCTCCTTGACATGACGCTCAAGGAGCTGGAAAAGATTCTTTATTTTGAAGCTTACGTGGTTCTTGATAAGGGTGATACGCCGCTGCTTGACGGTCAGATTCTCAGTGAAGACAAGTATCGCGAGCTGATGGATGAATATGCCGGTCAGTTCAGTGCCGGAATGGGGGCGGAAGCGATTCGCGAGCTACTCAGTGCGATCGATGTTGAGACGTTGGGTGCAGCTTTGCGCGAGGAGATGAAAGAGGCGACCAGCGAGGCGCGCCGTAAAAAGTTGTCAAAGCGGCTCAAGGTCGTTGAAGCGTTTCGCGAAAGTGGCAATCGCCCCGAATGGATCATCCTCGAAACGCTCCCGGTCCTGCCGCCTGAGTTGCGACCACTGGTTCCGCTCGATGGCGGTCGGTTTGCGACGTCCGATCTGAACGATCTTTATCGGCGGGTGATCAACCGTAATAACCGCCTTAAACGCCTGATGGAGCTGCGCGCTCCCGAAGTCATTATCCGCAATGAAAAGCGCATGTTGCAGGAATCGGTTGATGCCCTGTTTGATAATGGCCGTCGTGGTCGGGCGATCACCGGTCCGAACAAGCGCCCGCTGAAGTCGCTCTCCGATATGCTCAAGGGGAAAGGCGGGCGTTTCCGGCAGAACCTGCTGGGTAAACGGGTCGATTATTCCGGGCGTTCAGTTATCGTCGTCGGACCGGAATTGAAACTCCACCAGTGCGGGCTGCCCAAAAAGATGGCACTCGAACTTTTTAAGCCGTTTATCTACAACAAGCTGGAAGAAAAAGGCTTTTGTACCACGATCAAAAGTGCCAAAAAGATGGTGGAAAAGGAAAAAACCGAAGTATGGGACGTGCTGGAGGAGGTTATCAAGGAGCACCCGGTGATGCTCAACCGCGCGCCGACCTTGCACCGCCTTGGATTCCAGGCGTTCGAGCCGGTATTGATCGAGGGGAAGGCGATACAACTTCATCCGCTGGTTTGTACCGCATTCAATGCCGATTTTGACGGTGACCAGATGGCGGTTCACCTGCCGTTGTCAATCGAAAGTCAGATTGAAGCGCGGGTTCTGATGATGTCGACGAATAATATTCTGTCGCCGGCGAACGGTAAGCCGATCATCGTCCCTTCACAGGACATGGTTCTCGGCATCTATTACATGACCCGCGATCGGGCTTTCGTTGCCGGCGAAGGGAAGATTTTTTCTTCACCGGAAGAGGTCCGGATCGCGTTCGATGCGGGGGAAGCCGATCTGCAGGCCAAAATTATCGTGAGAATGCCCGCCGCGCAAGGAACGCCGGTTGAGCGCATTGAAACGACGGTCGGGCGGGTGTTGTTGCGCGAAGTCATTCCGGCGGAGATTCCGTTTGAATGGGTCAATAAGGTCATGACCAAGAAACATGTCGCCGAATTGATTGACGTGTGTTTCCGCCTGGCGGGCAACAAGGCGACCGTTATCCTGGCCGACCGCCTCAAGGAAACCGGTTTCCGCTATTCGACGATCGCCGGTATCTCGATCTGTCTTGATGACATGGTTATTCCGGAGAGTAAGGGGGCATTTATCGCTGCCGCAGTCGGTGAGGTTAAAGAAATTCAGCAGCAGTACACTGAAGGTCTGATCACCGACGGTGAGCGTTATAACAAGGTTATCGATATCTGGGCCAAGTGTACGGAAGATATTGCCGGAACGATGCTTGGCGACTTGTCGGTCGATGAAATGGTGTCGCCGGATGGCAAGACCACGATCAAGATCCCGTCGTTTAATGCTATCCACATGATGGCTGATTCTGGAGCTCGTGGTAGCGCCCAGCAGATTCGTCAGCTCGCAGGGATGCGGGGATTGATGGCCAAGCCTTCCGGTGAAATTATCGAGACACCGATTACCGCGAACTTCCGTGAAGGTCTGACCGTTCTGCAGT
This Desulfuromonadaceae bacterium DNA region includes the following protein-coding sequences:
- the rpoC gene encoding DNA-directed RNA polymerase subunit beta'; amino-acid sequence: MEDIFSLFDRPNDALNFNAIRLSISSPEKIRERSFGEVKKPETINYRTFKPERDGLFCAKIFGPTKDYECNCGKYKRMKHRGIVCEKCGVEVIPSKVRRERLGHIDLACPVAHIWFLKSLPSRIGTLLDMTLKELEKILYFEAYVVLDKGDTPLLDGQILSEDKYRELMDEYAGQFSAGMGAEAIRELLSAIDVETLGAALREEMKEATSEARRKKLSKRLKVVEAFRESGNRPEWIILETLPVLPPELRPLVPLDGGRFATSDLNDLYRRVINRNNRLKRLMELRAPEVIIRNEKRMLQESVDALFDNGRRGRAITGPNKRPLKSLSDMLKGKGGRFRQNLLGKRVDYSGRSVIVVGPELKLHQCGLPKKMALELFKPFIYNKLEEKGFCTTIKSAKKMVEKEKTEVWDVLEEVIKEHPVMLNRAPTLHRLGFQAFEPVLIEGKAIQLHPLVCTAFNADFDGDQMAVHLPLSIESQIEARVLMMSTNNILSPANGKPIIVPSQDMVLGIYYMTRDRAFVAGEGKIFSSPEEVRIAFDAGEADLQAKIIVRMPAAQGTPVERIETTVGRVLLREVIPAEIPFEWVNKVMTKKHVAELIDVCFRLAGNKATVILADRLKETGFRYSTIAGISICLDDMVIPESKGAFIAAAVGEVKEIQQQYTEGLITDGERYNKVIDIWAKCTEDIAGTMLGDLSVDEMVSPDGKTTIKIPSFNAIHMMADSGARGSAQQIRQLAGMRGLMAKPSGEIIETPITANFREGLTVLQYFISTHGARKGLADTALKTANSGYLTRRLVDVAQDAIITEQDCGTIDGITVSSLTEGGEVIEPLGDRILGRTTLDDVLDPVTGEVLVEANQQIDEDLVKKIETAGLEKLSIRSVLTCQSRRGICASCYGRDLARGHLVNLGEAVGVIAAQSIGEPGTQLTMRTFHIGGTASRKAEQTSLEARFEGTLKYINLSTVVNSHGLHVVMNRNAEIAVVDETGRERERYAVVYGAVLRIAENGPVKPAALLAEWDPYTIPILTEIPGLVRFGDILEGATMEEQVDEVTGLSRKVIVEYKDADKRPRLTLKGEDGKTAKLGNGAPARYMLPVGANISVSEGDLVSAGDILAKIPRETTKTKDITGGLPRVAELFEARKPKEFAVISEIDGVVSFGKDSKGKRKVVVTPDLGESKEYLIPKGKHISVHEGDYVKAGEALMDGSSNPHDILRVLGEKELAKYLVDEVQEVYRLQGVKINDKHIETIVRQMLRRVSIKQVGDTKFLLDDQVDRIEFELENQRVMNDDGQPAVGEPLMLGITKASLSTESFISAASFQETTKVLTQAAIAGKVDYLRGLKENVIMGRLIPAGTGVAKYRSATLLIEEPEERAEEVVRIEGLDILDDLDDPLVEEEDVDLDLDAVEADQGVVSEE